The following DNA comes from Syntrophorhabdaceae bacterium.
GGCTCATGATCTCTTCGATGGGAATGGTTTTGCTCCTGCCGGTTCGTATGCCTTCCAATCTCTTCTCCGCCAGGTAAATATCTTCGAGGTCTTCGATATATTCGGTTATTGCCTCCCTTGCATAAAAGGTTTTCGTTCTTCCTGTCTTCTTCGCCAGATCCTCA
Coding sequences within:
- a CDS encoding DUF6290 family protein translates to MLAIRLSPEIEKRLEDLAKKTGRTKTFYAREAITEYIEDLEDIYLAEKRLEGIRTGRSKTIPIEEIMSRYDLES